gtacccccccacccccctttttGAGCTACATCAGAGAAAACTGACATCTATTATGGTAAAGAAAAGACAAGTGTTTGAAAATTTCAAATATGCACACTGTAGAAGTGTCAGggtgcttttttcttttctttcaattttttttttttgttcaatcTCTTTTTGTTAACAAGGTGGTTTTAAGTCAAGCATGTCTATATGAACTCTGTTGGATAGAGCATGAAAGGATGCTGCTAGCCCATCATGGTAATATTTTAGCCCCCTTAAAAGTCACCACAAGTCCCTTGTGTCCGTCTAACAAGAAGAGATTAAACCCACAGAGTATGAGCTCAGATTTAAGCGGTGTTATCAGCTCACTCACATCTAACTTTTTGTCACTAAGACTCCAAAGGTCCCCGTATCTGATTTTTAGCCTTTAGATAATCAGATTCATGCTTCATGATTTCTACCTTATAATTTTTAGTTTATGTACcttaagttgttttatttttcataagtgTGGACAGGTAGGCGAGCAATAATTAAAGCTACTTGTATGCAGGATGTCTCTTTACGTAAAGTGGCAAATCTTGTCCTTGGACTCTCAATCAATACATGTTTATCAGGATTTTACAGTATAAATACACTCCATCCCTTAGGGAAGCATGGATTTGGTTATGATGTTAATTCTCCGATTCTTCTCACAACTGACAAAAACTAATGAATCTCTCCTCCTGTAACTTTAGTGGTATTGGTCATGATACACTGTCATAAAGTCACATTCGTTGACTCGGTCACAAGTCGGCCCAATTGGAAGCTTCATCTAAATTCCCAaaaaattttatgtaaaaatgctaATTCCACTCTTAAAAAGAAGAACCGTTTACCCCTGAAGCTTGTAGTGTAGATACCACTTATTTCACCACACATGAAATCTAATAGCCTTGTTGAAATGTGCCGCGAGGGACTCGCACACAGTGAATGCATGTCTGAAGTCTGATAAATAGCAGAGGCGGATGAAGAGACATTAACTGTAAGCGTCCTGGGCActgtaaaaagacaaactgcTTTATTTATCAGACTGGCAGAAAGGCATTATCCCGACAGGCAGAGGGCTGcagaagtaaataaaacactgtgGCAATATGGGGGGAAGAAAAAACAACGTACAAAGTGTGGAGTTAAAGGGAGACGATTTAAAGAGATGAATTAGAGAAGAGGAGTGAAATGTGGAGGAAACAAGCAGCAAGTGTCAGGCGAAGAGTTGAAGGATCACCCAGGGCCTAGTAATCATGCCCCGTAGAGCTCCACGTCAAGCAGCCCGGTGTGAATGAGTGATCACACCTACCTGCCCCTGTTTGTTCCCATCTCACTCTTTTTCTTcactatctctctctctctctcacacacacacacactgaaaaacacTATGTGCGGCAAGTGTAATATCTGCCCACTTCATGAAATAAATTGGCCACCTACCAAAGACAGCAAGAATCAGATTACCTCCGGTGAGAAGTCAGCTATCGTAATTATTGTTACAGAATGTGTCGAGAAACTGTTCAAATATGTCATTCCAAAACATGGCCTCGGTGCGTGCGCCCCCTGAATTAAAGATATTTATTAACAATTATGAATTAATTGGAGAAAATATTTGGTTCATATACGGCGGTGTAATGTAGGCAGGAAAATGTGATGAGTTCTTGGTTTTTATAAGAATATCATTAACCCTCGTGTAATTAACCTCGTTCAAAAATTAACCACATGTTATTATCAAACCAAGCAAATAATTGAAGCAGCAGCTTAATTTATAATTTGAcaatttctttcctcttttttttccccctccatcTTTCATGTATTCTTTtaataaaagaggaaatggaGAGAAACATTTAACAGCGTTGACTTTAATGAACATGTAGTGTGGTGAAAAGGAGAGGCAGAATTATCCAGCATTAATAGCATCTGTGGGCCATCCTGCCAAACTGAACAAGGTTGTCCCAGAGAGCCCAACCCCTGCCCCCTCCTAGtttaaaaagaggaaatgcATGAAGCAGGGCCTCCCATACTTTCTTTAAGACACAGACAGAAGCCAACAGGGAATAATATAAAGATTTGGCCCTTGTGGAACACAAGCAGTCTTATGTATGGGTTGCACAGACCACCTAGGTCTTTTATGTCAAGACATagctaaagaaaagagaagaagggATTCGGTCTGTGTAGTAAGAGGGTGTACTATATGCTAAAAGGAAAATCCCAAACTCTCCATGGAACGTTATTTTAGGACTGTCCGTTGGGGCAGTTCTGTTGCTGTGCACTTGGATAACTTTAATGTTAAAAAGTATGTTAGCTTGTGAAGTTATATCACATGGGTTTAGAGGAATGTGACAACATTCAATCAAGACAGTCAGTGTTGTCTACTTCACTGAATTTACAAGTTCTGTAATGACTTCCATGCTTAATGAGACTGATATCAGCCTTAACATGAAAAgaactttttaatttaacacagttttgtgttttaaaaccagaaataTTACTGAAAAAGTAGTTACAAGTAAAAGGATGGTGACTGAGAGAtcttcaaatcaaataaattttttatagagcatttttcatgcacaaagcaacataaagtgttttacataataaaaacaaattatgcatgttaaaaacaaaatttaaaagccttcacacatatataacaaaaaactaaaacacaccTCACACAATCGCACACAAACTCGCACACATCCGGCAAAGCGTGTGgtatttaaaaatagaaaaatatatgatTATAAAAGTGAAAgtctaaacaaaatcaaataaaattcagctataagctaagctaaaaataAAGATCTTGAGCCTTGAGAcagcaacagtctctgcagccctgaggttcagGCTGTTCCACTGTCGAAGCCTGTAAAGTTCTGCAGCTTAAAGAAACAGTATGAAGAATTTTGTGACATGCATTAGCATAAGTTGCAAACTGTAACCAATTGAAAATCTCATCAGTGTTGGtaatgtaacttttaattgtACCAAATTAGATTTATAGGATTACTTTAATTAAGAACAGTGAATTACTATGTAACCTCACTTGCTGAGGAAAAGTAACTATTACTTAGATATGAACTCTCTTTTCCATACCCTGTTTCCTTTGGTTTTTAACCCTTTCACGCATCACGGTCACTACAGTGGACACATCTTCAAATGTAATTTTCTATTATAAAAATAGGCTTTTGATGTCACAGTTGCATGTCAGCCCCTACAGTGGCCCCTAGCACATGACCCCAGCACTGCCATCCTGTGGTCATTGGTTGCAACTGCACGGACAAATTGTTGACATCCAAGATGGCTGCTAGCAAACCAAACAAGCCCCCAACCTCTGGGATTTCGACTGCTAGCTTCTATAGTAGCAGAGCcctgcaggtaaaaaaaatattttgggaTAAAGTAACATCTAATAATCACTATAGCTTCAAAAAATTCGATGCATGACTTTGATGTTCTGAGGAAattgtaattttacatctgtccaCCTGTGTGGACAGCATGCATCAAAAGCACTATTTATGTTAAAATACATGCAATTGGTTTAACTCCTTATTTCttgaaaatagtttatttagagTAATGTTTTCGGGTAAAAAACAAtcgttttatgtttttaaaagggCACACGTGCAGAGAAGGACAGGAGGGTGTACAGAATCGTAGAGGAACTACCATCTGTGTCCAGCGATGATGATGATTGCGTGAGCGATGAAGATTGGCTACCACCAGGAAAACAATCAAAGACAAATAATACAGTTGATGACAGTGAATCGGAGCCCGAGGAAGATGATGGAGCACTGGATGCTGAGGAGGAAGCGGATTCAACACTTGATGAACCCCCAGAACCACCATTGAGTGCTAAAGCAAAAACGAAAACACCACAAGAACCACCACTGAGTGCTAAAGCCCcgaaaagaaaatatgtgtgGAAACACAAAGATGCTCCATGGGAGGGAAGATGGCCAGCCTTTTCTGGAGAATGGACTGTAAACGTCCATGCAACAGAGCCAGTCGAGTTTTTCATGCACCTGTTCCCAGAAGAGCTGATAGAGCACATAGTACTCCACACAAATCTTTATGCACTCCAGAAGGGAAAGGAGAACCTGGCATTGACAAACCCAGAGCTGAAAACATTTCTTGGAATAAATCTGGCAATCTCATACATCCGCTACCCAAAGACCAGAATGTACTGGTCCTCTGAGCAAGGGCTTCGATGTGATATGATCGCCAATGCAATGTCTGTTAACCGCTTCGAGCAAATCCTGAGGTATCTTCATTTTGCCGATAATGCCACACAACAGCCAGGAGAAGACAAGCTGGTCAAAATCAGACCTGTACTGGATACTCTTCAGAAGACCTTCCTCTCTGCAGTAGATCCCGAAGAGTGCCAGTCTATTGATGAGATGATCATTCCGTTCAAGGGACAGTTGTCCATTAAACAGTACATCCCCAAGAAACCAAAACCCTGGGGTGTGAAAGTCTGGGTGAGAGCTGGTGGCTCTTCTGGATACGTGTACCGCTTTGAAGTGTATCAGGGTGCAGCCATAAATGTTGGGATCAGCCAACTGGGATTAGCTGCAGATGTCATCTTACGCCTCTGTGATGACATACAGCACAAGAACCACAAGGTGTTTTTTGACAATTTCTTTTGCACCATTCAGCTCATTGCCCTTTTGAAGCAACAGGGCATCTATTCCACTGGCACATGCAGAACCAACAGGCTACAGGGAGCACAAGAGAAACTCAAGAGTGAAAAGCAACTCAAACAAGAAGGAAGAGGAGCTTGCTCTGTTGTCACCAATGAGGAAAACGTTACTGTTATTCGTTATTTTTTCGTTATTCTTTATTTGCACATCGAAatcacaatacaaaaaaaaaaaaactttaaaagatggATAAAAGTGCAGGAGAGAGGCAGAAAGCCAAAAAAGGCTTAAAAAGGCTTACTGTCACACGTTGGCTTGACAATTCACTGATCCATGTGGCATCTTCCTGCGTTGGCTTGTCTCCAACAGATATAGCCCAGAGATGGagcaagaaagagaaaaaggtgCTCAACATCAAAAGGCCATTCTCAGTGAAGGTGTACAACGAGTTTATGGGAGGGGTAGACCAGATGGATCAGATGGTGGCCATGTATCCCCACAGACGGAAGAACAAACGGTGGTACATCCGAATCTTCTTCCACTTCCTGGATGTCACTGTTGTGAATGCCTGGCACCTCCTCAGAATGTCCGGCTTGGAGCAGAATGGTCTTCTGTCATTCAAAGCATCAGTGGCCCGTGCATTGATAAATGCAGGCTCCATCCAGATCCGGAAAAGGGGAAGACCAAGTGAGAACTCCCCACCTCCACTTCCTGTGAAGCGCAAAGTTGTCTCCAAGGTGCCACCTGAGGTTAGGTTTGGACACCCTGGAAACCACTGGCCACAGCTAACCAACACGAAAAATGCCCAAAGATGCCAAGATCCTGCAtgcacaagaaaaacaaagtacatCTGCATTCAGTGTAATGTGGCTGTGTGCCCTGGGTGCATGGGACATTTTCACCTAAGACAGATTTGGTGAACATAACTAGAAAGTACGGGTACTAAGAGTGGCATACCTGTGCATCCAGTACAATGTAGCTATGTGCCTTCTTTTCAAATGACAGTGAAGTAATGACGGTGAACTATCACATAGTTTGGTGGTTTGGTTAGTGAAGGAAGAAGCGATTTGGGTGTTACATATTTTGGGTTTCAGTGCAGTATGGTTTATTTTGTGAAGCACTATATTTTTGGTTTCAATGACATTATGGTCACATTTATAAAGCACTGTACTTGTGGTTTGAATAACCTAGGGAATACAGGCATTTTGGGTTTCAGTGGCAATGGAGGCATTTGCATAGTATTTTGAGTTTCAGTGAAAATGTAAGCTTTCTTATACAGAACTTTAATGTGGGTTTCACTGACAATAGAAGCAATTTTGTAATGTTTATAACTGTATGttacttaaatgtttaaaatgtgaatttacagttttaaaatggGAATCTAAATGTTTTACAGTTGAAGATCACACAAATCAAATGTTTACATCAGTTTTCATGTTATTACTGTACGtttttgaaatgtttaaaatgtgaatctacatatttaaaatgtgaatctatgtgttttacagcttttaaagtacattatattttattctacttGATTTTTTGGGGGAGTTTCTATTCTCTGTTTCAATACAATTCATTTTCAGCAAAATCGACCAAACGCATGTAGTCCACTTTAGTGGACATGTCACTAAAAGCttacaaaaaagacataaaaaaaaattcaaagtgcattgtttttttatatgccataagtttaataaaaacacatagtAAAAATTTTTTGACTGAAAATATCATAATTcatgcatgaaagggttaataTCAGAATACATCTACCTTTCTATGTTATTGACTTTACCTTATAACCTGTTTTATGATTAATAATCTGCATAACAGGAATGATGGACACAAGATCCCCAAAACAGTactttaaatattacatttacaaatgaaaatcAATTCAAGCATTTTGGCTGAATTCATATGGTCGaaaaagttgtttattttttattcatgatATTACAGAAAGTGCCAACACTAAAGTGTCTCTCTTCCGTCCCACATAGCCAGCATCATctttagagcaacagatttaCCCAAATTGTAAGCTAGCAGCAGTTGTTGTAGCATCACCACTGTTGTGGAGTTGTGATCAAACCATATAAGAAGCACTGTTCTTTTTCTACCTTATAAGTACTCAATATTACCTAGACACAATATGCATTTCACTCTGATGTTGCTCTTGCCCTTTTCACTTACAGATTTAAAGTAATGCAAAAACTTTATAGCTGAGTAAAACTGAATTACAACTTTCCTTGCACAAAAACAATAGTAATGAACAAATGGTATGCATTCCAGTAGGACGAAATACTTTGTCTaaataactatttatttattaggctGAGACTGTACTTGGTATAGCCGCTACCCatctttctgggcttttgtgtcGGTAGTTGGAAGAACGATCTCTTGGTGTCTGTGAAACAACTATCTACGGCAGCaaaccacaacacaacttttCGGCATATTTAACAGAAATTGTTGTTCCCAGATGTTTGCGCTTGCCCTGCACCTGTAAAGAATCcataaaaaattcctggatccaggcggtgatccagatcacccccaaattctaatcacttgttccttattcaaTTTCAGAGATTTCTTGACAATTTTCTCAAAGTCCGCCCAAAACTTTTTGAGTAAttttgctaacagacagacagacagacaaaccagtgTTGCTGAATACAGAACTTccgccttggtggaggtaactATACTGGCTTGACCCATACTTGATCCCTCTTTAGCTGTGATTCACCAAGAAATCTCCATCTCTCAATCCCTCAAAGGAGGAGTGGCTGTCTGCCAAATCTGCCT
The window above is part of the Melanotaenia boesemani isolate fMelBoe1 chromosome 23, fMelBoe1.pri, whole genome shotgun sequence genome. Proteins encoded here:
- the LOC121635125 gene encoding piggyBac transposable element-derived protein 3-like produces the protein MAASKPNKPPTSGISTASFYSSRALQGTRAEKDRRVYRIVEELPSVSSDDDDCVSDEDWLPPGKQSKTNNTVDDSESEPEEDDGALDAEEEADSTLDEPPEPPLSAKAKTKTPQEPPLSAKAPKRKYVWKHKDAPWEGRWPAFSGEWTVNVHATEPVEFFMHLFPEELIEHIVLHTNLYALQKGKENLALTNPELKTFLGINLAISYIRYPKTRMYWSSEQGLRCDMIANAMSVNRFEQILRYLHFADNATQQPGEDKLVKIRPVLDTLQKTFLSAVDPEECQSIDEMIIPFKGQLSIKQYIPKKPKPWGVKVWVRAGGSSGYVYRFEVYQGAAINVGISQLGLAADVILRLCDDIQHKNHKVFFDNFFCTIQLIALLKQQGIYSTGTCRTNRLQGAQEKLKNIAQRWSKKEKKVLNIKRPFSVKVYNEFMGGVDQMDQMVAMYPHRRKNKRWYIRIFFHFLDVTVVNAWHLLRMSGLEQNGLLSFKASVARALINAGSIQIRKRGRPSENSPPPLPVKRKVVSKVPPELSQKCLDKRRQHVEHWHTSKRSCRKLRLVSVDQWGGRWSNEGFLQKKLLEMLTLLEFRLDPTLRGEGMWRVWKKEVKKEEQALGSERREDILMLFCVS